A genomic segment from Tuwongella immobilis encodes:
- a CDS encoding SDR family NAD(P)-dependent oxidoreductase: MSETSPRPVALVTGSATGIGRACVLRFAKLGYAVVVNYSRSASDAEATAAEARALGGPVLLHQASVADESAVRAMIDRTIAEFGGLDVLVNNAGTTHFVPHTDLDALTAEVWDDIYNVNVKGTFWAIRAAMPHLQARQGNIVNVTSVAGIAGSGSSIPYAASKAALNCMTQSLARAFAPKVRVNAVAPGPVQTRWLADHQDMIEAAMAQTPLKRPATPDDIADAVIYLATGTTLTTGQVLVVDGGRTM, translated from the coding sequence ATGTCAGAAACCTCTCCGCGGCCTGTGGCGCTGGTCACAGGCTCGGCGACGGGGATTGGCCGAGCCTGCGTGCTGCGCTTTGCCAAACTCGGTTACGCCGTGGTGGTGAATTATTCCCGATCGGCGAGTGATGCCGAAGCGACGGCCGCCGAGGCGCGGGCGCTGGGGGGGCCGGTGTTGCTGCATCAAGCGAGTGTGGCCGATGAGTCGGCGGTGCGCGCGATGATCGATCGGACGATTGCCGAATTCGGTGGGCTGGATGTGCTGGTCAACAATGCGGGAACGACGCACTTTGTGCCACACACGGACTTGGACGCACTGACGGCCGAAGTGTGGGACGATATTTACAATGTGAATGTCAAGGGGACATTTTGGGCGATTCGCGCCGCGATGCCGCACCTGCAAGCCCGGCAAGGGAATATTGTGAATGTGACATCGGTGGCGGGAATTGCCGGATCGGGGAGTTCGATCCCCTACGCGGCGAGCAAAGCGGCGTTGAACTGCATGACACAATCCTTGGCGCGAGCATTCGCGCCAAAAGTTCGTGTCAACGCGGTCGCCCCGGGGCCGGTGCAGACGCGTTGGCTGGCGGATCATCAGGACATGATCGAAGCCGCCATGGCGCAGACGCCGTTGAAGCGTCCCGCGACCCCAGACGACATTGCAGACGCTGTGATTTACTTGGCAACCGGAACCACACTGACAACCGGACAAGTCTTGGTCGTTGATGGTGGCCGAACCATGTGA
- the hemF gene encoding oxygen-dependent coproporphyrinogen oxidase — protein sequence MTTHSMHPEAVTYFRDLQDRICAAIEQVDGGGKFQEDSWERPGGGGGRSRVMTEGKVFEKAGVGFSEVYGEMSADFAKQLPGDGTNFTATGVSLVFHPRSPLVPTVHANFRFLTKGERWWFGGGGDLTPYYPFLEDVVHFHRTWKAVCDKHAPLADYAKMKHDCDEYFFLHHRGEARGVGGIFFDYLSGDAERTFAFVKDAGSAFVESYVPIAERRKGLEYTPQQRQFQEYRRGRYVEFNLVYDRGTIFGLKTAGRIESILMSLPPHVQWIYDYRPEAGTPEAKLTEYWLKPRDWANEPLPQST from the coding sequence ATGACGACCCATTCGATGCATCCTGAAGCGGTGACATACTTTCGAGATTTGCAAGATCGCATCTGCGCGGCCATTGAGCAGGTCGATGGGGGCGGAAAATTTCAAGAAGATTCGTGGGAACGTCCCGGTGGTGGCGGTGGGCGAAGCCGCGTCATGACCGAAGGCAAGGTCTTTGAAAAGGCCGGCGTGGGATTCTCCGAAGTCTACGGCGAAATGAGCGCCGACTTTGCCAAGCAACTCCCCGGCGATGGTACGAACTTTACCGCCACCGGCGTCTCGCTTGTGTTCCATCCGCGCTCGCCGTTGGTGCCCACGGTTCATGCCAACTTTCGATTCCTCACCAAGGGGGAACGCTGGTGGTTCGGCGGTGGCGGCGATTTAACACCGTATTACCCGTTCCTGGAAGATGTGGTCCACTTCCACCGCACCTGGAAGGCCGTCTGCGACAAGCATGCCCCACTCGCAGATTATGCCAAGATGAAACATGATTGCGATGAATACTTCTTCCTGCATCATCGCGGCGAGGCCCGAGGCGTGGGCGGAATCTTCTTCGACTATCTCTCCGGCGATGCGGAGCGGACCTTTGCCTTCGTCAAAGATGCGGGCAGCGCGTTTGTCGAATCGTATGTCCCGATTGCCGAACGACGCAAAGGGTTGGAGTACACCCCGCAACAACGGCAGTTCCAAGAATATCGCCGGGGTCGCTATGTCGAATTCAATCTCGTGTACGATCGTGGCACCATCTTCGGCCTGAAGACGGCGGGCCGGATCGAATCGATTCTGATGTCGCTGCCGCCGCATGTGCAGTGGATCTACGATTATCGCCCCGAGGCGGGGACGCCCGAGGCGAAGTTGACCGAATATTGGCTCAAGCCGCGTGACTGGGCCAACGAGCCGCTTCCTCAATCCACATAA